From a region of the Cucumis sativus cultivar 9930 chromosome 6, Cucumber_9930_V3, whole genome shotgun sequence genome:
- the LOC101206939 gene encoding probable arabinosyltransferase ARAD1 has product MYSKAIFFLIFSVILFISCSVLVGTVDIRSYFFPLLQSQPISPFPCTTDPPLRVYMYDLPRRFNVGILNRRNLDQTPVTASTWPPWPRNSGLKRQHSVEYWMMGSLLHEATGDGRDAVRVMDPENADAFFVPFFSSLSFNSHGRNMTDPATEVDHQLQIDLMKFLSESKYWQRSKGRDHVIPMTHPNAFRFLRNQVNASIQIVVDFGRYPKTMSNLGKDVVAPYVHVVSSFIDDNPPDPFESRPTLLFFQGKTFRKDDGIIRVKLAKILDGYDDVHYERSAATEKSIKTSSQGMRSSKFCLHPAGDTPSSCRLFDAIVSHCVPVIVSDQIELPYEDEIDYSQFTLFFSFEEALQPGYMVEKLREFPKERWIEMWKQLKEISRHYEFQYPPKKEDAVNMLWRQVKHKLPAVKLAVHRSRRLKVPDWWQRR; this is encoded by the exons ATGTATTCTAAAGCtatcttcttcctcattttcTCTGTCATCTTATTCATTTCTTGCTCAGTCCTCGTCGGAACCGTCGACATCAGATCCTACTTCTTCCCTCTTCTTCAGTCTCAGCCAATTTCCCCCTTCCCTTGTACCACTGACCCTCCTCTCAGAGTCTACATGTATGACCTTCCTCGTCGTTTCAATGTCGGCATACTTAATCGCCGGAACTTGGACCAGACTCCTGTCACCGCCTCCACTTGGCCTCCCTGGCCTAGAAACTCGGGATTGAAGCGACAGCATAGCGTGGAGTACTGGATGATGGGTTCGCTTTTACACGAAGCTACTGGCGATGGCAGAGATGCGGTTAGAGTTATGGATCCGGAGAATGCCGATGCCTTTTTTGTGccgtttttctcttccttgaGTTTTAATTCACATGGACGTAATATGACCGATCCGGCTACGGAGGTGGATCACCAATTGCAG ATTGATCTCATGAAATTCTTGAGCGAATCCAAGTACTGGCAGAGATCTAAAGGCAGAGACCATGTCATTCCTATGACACATCCTAATGCTTTCAGATTTCTCCGAAACCAGGTGAATGCCTCAATTCAAATTGTCGTGGATTTTGGTCGGTATCCAAAAACCATGTCAAATTTGGGCAAAGATGTGGTAGCACCATATGTGCACGTTGTGAGTTCTTTCATTGATGACAACCCTCCAGACCCATTTGAGTCTCGCCCAacacttctcttctttcagGGAAAGACATTCAGAAAAGAT GATGGCATTATTCGTGTCAAATTAGCAAAGATATTAGATGGTTATGACGATGTTCACTATGAACGAAGTGCTGCAACAGAGAAAAGCATAAAGACG TCTTCTCAAGGGATGCGATCGTCAAAGTTCTGTCTGCATCCTGCCGGAGACACTCCATCATCTTGCCGGCTATTTGATGCTATTGTAAGCCACTGTGTTCCCGTTATCGTAAGTGATCAAATAGAGCTGCCATACGAGGATGAAATCGACTACAGTCAATTcacattgtttttttccttcgaAGAGGCACTGCAACCTGGTTACATGGTTGAGAAACTCAGGGAATTTCCTAAAGAGAGATGGATTGAAATGTGGAAGCAACTAAAGGAAATCTCCCGTCACTATGAATTTCAGTACCCtccaaagaaagaagatgctGTCAACATGTTATGGAGACAGGTGAAGCACAAGCTTCCTGCAGTTAAACTCGCCGTTCACCGTAGCAGACGGTTGAAAGTCCCGGACTGGTGGCAGAGAAGATGA